The Streptomyces pratensis genomic interval CGGGCGGCTACATCCGGATGATCGGCATGTTCCCCCCCGGCCCCGACGGCCGGATCGAAGCGCGCTCCACCTCACCGTGGCGCGGCATGATCGAGGACGCCCGCTCCGCCGCCTTCGAGGAGCTCCAGCCCGGCGACGAGTCGCGCCTCTTCTACACGCGCAAGCCGTGGAAGCGCGTCATCGTGATGTTCGCCGGGCCCTTCATGAACCTGGTACTCGCCGTCGCGATCTTCATGGGCGTGGCGATGACCTTCGGCTTTCAGACCCAGACCACCGAGGTCGCCGGGGTCCAGCAGTGTGTGATCGACCAGAGTGAGGACCGCGACGCCTGCAGGGCGTCCGACCCGGTCTCGCCCGCCAAGGCGGCGGGGCTCAAGGAGGGTGACACGATCGTCGCCTTCAACGGGCAGAAGGTGGAGGACTGGGCCACCCTCTCGGACAAGATCCGGCAGACGATCGGCCCCGCCACCATCACCGTGCAGCGCGACGGCCGGGAACAGACCCTGAACGCCGTGCTCGAGGAGAACGCCGTCGCCAAGAAGGACGCCGACGGCGAGGTCGTTCCCGGCGAGTTCATCGAGGCCGGCTACCTCGGCTTCGCCGCCAGGACGGAGATCCTGCCGCTCTCCTTCGGCGACTCGGTCGTCCGCATGGGCGACATGATCGAGAACGGCGTCGATTCGATCATCGCTCTGCCCTCCAAGATCCCCGACCTCTGGAACGCCGCGTTCAGCGACGGCGAGCGCGCCGACGACTCACCGGTCGGCGTGGTCGGCGCGGCCAGGATCGGCGGCGAGGTGATGAACCTGGACATCCCTGCACAGAACCAGATCGCGATGATGCTGTTCCTGCTGGCGGGCTTCAACCTCTCGCTGTTCCTGTTCAACATGCTGCCGCTGCTCCCGCTGGACGGCGGCCACATCGCGGGCGCTCTCTGGGAATCCCTGCGCCGCAACGTGGCCAGGGTCTTCAAGCGACCCGACCCCGGGCCGTTCGACGTGGCGAAGCTCATGCCGGTCGCCTACGTGGTCGCGGGGATCTTCATCTGCTTCACTCTGCTGGTGCTGGTCGCCGACATCGTGAACCCGGTGAAGATCACCTGACGTCCCGCACGTCTCATGGGTGGCGGCCGTTCACACAGGTGGTGTCCGGCCGCAGTCCATCGAGAGGTCCGACGGCATGGGTGCGCCCCGTTCTCCCACGGTGCCGTAACCTCGAAGCCTGGAGCCCGCCGTTCTCGGGACCTCGATCCACACTGATCCACACCTTGGGGATGCTCAGCGCATGACTGCGATTTCTCTCGGAATGCCGGCCGTTCCGACCAAGCTCGCCGACCGACGGGTCAGCCGCCAGATCCAGGTCGGCACGGTCGCGGTCGGCGGGGACGCACCGGTGTCGGTGCAGTCCATGACGACTACGCGTACATCTGACATCGGGGCGACGCTGCAGCAGATCGCGGAGCTGACGGCGTCGGGCTGCCAGATCGTGCGGGTGGCGTGTCCCACCCAGGACGACGCCGACGCGCTGTCGACGATCGCGAGGAAGTCGCAGATCCCGGTGATCGCGGACATCCACTTCCAGCCGAAGTACGTGTTCGCGGCGATCGACGCGGGCTGCGCCGCGGTCCGGGTGAACCCGGGCAACATCAAGCAGTTCGACGACAAGGTCAAGGAGATCGCGAAGGCGGCCGGGGACGCGGGCACCCCGATCCGCATCGGCGTGAACGCTGGCTCCCTGGACGCACGGCTCCTGAAGAAGTACGGCAAGGCGACGCCCGAGGCGCTCGTGGAGTCGGCTCTGTGGGAGGCGTCACTCTTCGAGGAGCACGGCTTCCGCGACATCAAGATCTCGGTCAAGCACAACGACCCGGTCGTCATGGTGAACGCCTACCGCCAGCTCGCCGCACAGTCGGACTACCCGCTGCACCTCGGTGTGACGGAGGCCGGTCCGGCCTTCCAGGGGACGATCAAGTCCGCGGTGGCGTTCGGCGCGCTGCTCTCCGAGGGGATCGGGGACACGATCCGGGTGTCGCTGTCCGCTCCTCCGGCGGAGGAGGTCAAGGTCGGGCTGCAGATCCTCGAGGCGCTGAATCTGAAGCAGCGCCGCCTCGAGATCGTCTCGTGCCCGTCGTGCGGTCGCGCGCAGGTGGACGTGTACAAGCTGGCGGACCAGGTGAGCGCCGGCCTGGAGGGCATGGAGGTCCCGCTGCGGGTCGCCGTGATGGGCTGTGTCGTCAACGGTCCCGGCGAGGCCCGTGAGGCGGACCTGGGCGTGGCGTCCGGCAACGGCAAGGGACAGATCTTCGTGAAGGGCGAGGTCATCAAGACCGTCCCGGAGTCGAAGATCGTGGAGACCCTCATCGAGGAGGCCATGAAGATCGCGGAACAGATGGAGAAGGACGGTATCGCCTCGGGCGAGCCCCAGGTCTCCATCGCGGGCTGAGCTTCCCCCGGTCTCTCCGTGCCCCGCAGGCCTCGTCCTGCGGGGCACAGCCGTGTTCCCACGCCCGAGACCGTTCCCCCTGCGGGGCGGCACCCCACAGCCTTGTCGGTTACAGTGCGGACAATCAGTAGACCGTTTGGTGAGGCCCCAGTGTTGACGCAGACCACTACCCGGGTCCTCGACCCCGGCGAGCTCCCCGCCGCGCTCGCCATCCTCGAGAGCGAACCCGTGGACAACGCGTTCGTCACCTCCCGCGTCCAGATCGCCGGCCTCGACCCCTGGCGTCTCGGCGGCGAGATGTGGGGCTGGTACGCCGACGGCCGACTGCGCTCGCTCTGCTACTCCGGTGCCAACCTGGTGCCCATCTGCGCCACCCCCGAGGCCGTCAGGGCCTTCGCCGACCGCGCCCGGCGGGCAGGCCGCCGCTGCTCCTCGATCGTCGGACCGGCCGGACCCACGGCCCAGTTGTGGCGCCTCCTCGAACCGAGCTGGGGCCCGGCCCGTGAGGTCCGCCCCCACCAGCCGCTCATGGTCGCCGACCGCCCCTCGTCCGAGGTGGCGCCCGACCCGCTCGTGCGCAGGGTCCGCAAGGAGGAGATGGACGTCCTCATGCCGGCCTGCGTCGCCATGTTCACCGAGGAGGTGGGCATCTCCCCCCTGGCCGGCGACGGCGGGCTCCTCTACCAGGCGCGGGTCGCCGAACTGATCACCACCGGCCGGTCCTTCGCCCGCATAGAGGACGGCAAGGTCATCTTCAAGGCGGAGATCGGCGCGGCAACTCCCCACGCCTGCCAGATCCAGGGCGTCTGGGTGGCCCCCGAGGCCCGGGGCCGGGGCCTGTCCGAAACGGGCATGGCGGCCGTTCTGCGCCACGCGCTCAGCGACGTGGCCCCGGTCGTCAGCCTGTACGTGAACGACTACAACACCGCCGCGCGCAGGGCGTACAGCCGCGTCGGCTTCCGTGAGACGGGCGCGTTCATGAGCGTGCTGTTCTGACCCGGCGGCACGGACAGTAGGGTTCCCCGCATGGCAGCAGCAACCCCCACGTCCCCCAGGGGCTCCGGGACCCCCGACATCGTGGTCGGACCGCTCGACCTCGCCGCCCGCGTCGACGAGGCCCTCACCGTGCAGGCCCTCGCCTTCGGCCTCACCCAGGACGAGATCGACGTACGCCGCCATATCGTGCTGCGGCACCTCGACCACCCGCAGGCCCGTGCCTTCGGCGCCACCGCCGCCGACGGACGGCTCGTCGGATTCGTCTACGGGCTGCCGAACAACCGGACGCACTGGTGGTCCACCGTCGTCGAACCCTATCTGCGCGCCACCGGATCGGAGGGCTGGCTCGACGACTCCTTCGTGATCACCGAACTCCACGTCCATCCGGGGTTCCAGCAGCGCGGCATCGGCCGCAGCCTGATCACCACCATCACGGACGCCGTCGACCTGCCCCGCTCCATCCTCTCCGCGATCGACACCGAGAGCCCCGCCCGCGGTCTCTACCGCGCCCTGGGCTACCAGGACCTGGCCCGGCAGGTGCTCTTCCCGAGCGCGCCGAAGCCGTACGCGGTGATGGGCGCGCCCCTGCCGCTGCGCCGCGGCCAGGACCTGTGGCCCCCCACGCCCCGGTAGGTCCCGGCAATCGATTTCCGCCCGCGAGGGCCCCCCGGCTAACCTCGGGCTCACCACCCTTCCGAGCAGGAGTTCATCATGGCCCAGGTCCAGCGCATGTCCCGATTGATGATCAAGACACTGCGCGACGACCCGGCGGACGCCGAGACGCTCAACCACAAGCTCCTCGTCCGCGCCGGTTACGTACGCCGCACCGCGGCCGGCATCTGGTCCTGGCTGCCGCTCGGCAAGAAGGTCCTGGAGAACATCACCCGCGTCGTCCGCGAGGAGATGGACGCCATCGGTGGCCAGGAGGTCCTCCTCCCCGCGCTGCTTCCCAAGGAGCCGTACGAGGCGAGCGGGCGGTACGACGAGTACGGCGACCTGCTGTTCCGGCTCAACGACCGCAAGGGTGCCGACTACCTCCTCGGCCCCACCCACGAGGAGATCTTCACCCAGATCGTCAAGGACATGTGCTCGTCCTACAAGGACCTGCCCGTGATCCTCTACCAGATCCAGACCAAGTACCGCGACGAGGCCCGCCCCCGCGCCGGTGTGCTGCGCGGACGCGAGTTCCAGATGAAGGACTCCTACTCCTTCGACACCACCGACGAGGGTCTGGCCGAGGCGTACCAGCTGCACCGCGCCGCGTACATCCGGATCTTCGAGCGGCTCGGCCTCGACCACCGCATCGTCTCCGCCGTCTCCGGCGCCATGGGCGGCTCCGCCTCCGAGGAGTTCCTCGCCCCCGCGCCCGCCGGCGAGGACACCTTCGTCGACTGCCCGAACTGCGACTACGCCGCCAACACCGAGGCCGTGACGTACAAGGTCACGACCGTCGCCGACGCCTCCGTGGCCGGCCCCGTCGAGGAGCTGGACACCCCCGACACCCCGACCATCGAGTCCCTCGCGGCCCACCTCGGCGTGCCGGCCTCGGCCACCCTGAAGAACCTCCTGGTCAAGGTCGACGGCGAGATCGTGGCCGTGGGTGTGCCCGGCGACCGCGAGGTGGACCTCGGCAAGCTCGGGGAGCACCTCGCGCCCGCAGTCGTCGAGCTCGTCACCGCCGAGGACTTCGTCGGCCGCCCCGACCTGGTGCGCGGCTACGTCGGCCCGCAGGGCCTGGAGAAGGTCCGCTACATCGCCGACCCCCGCGTCGCCGCCGGCACCGCTTGGATCACGGGCGCCAACAAGGAGGGCAAGCACGCGAAGAACGTCGTCGCGGGCCGCGACTTCGAGGTCGACGACCACCTCGACGTCGTCGTCGTCGAGGCGGGCGACCCCTGCCCCAACTGCGGCACCGGCCTCCAGGTGGACCGGGCCATCGAGATCGGCCACATCTTCCAGCTCGGACGCAAGTACGCCGACATCTTCTCCCTCGACGTCCTCGGCCAGCAGGGCAAGCCGGTACGCGTCACGATGGGCTCGTACGGAATCGGCGTCTCCCGCGCCGTGGCCGCCCTCGCCGAGCAGACGGCCGACGACAAGGGCCTCTGCTGGCCCCGCGAGATCGCCCCGGCCGACGTGCACGTCGTCGCCGCCGGCAAGGCGCTCCAGACCGAGCTGGCCCTCGACGTCTCCGAGAACCTCAACGCCGCCGGCCTGCGCGTCCTGGTCGACGACCGCCCGGGAATCTCGCCCGGCGTGAAGTTCACCGACTCCGAGCTCATCGGCATCCCGAAGATCCTCGTCGCCGGCCGTCGTTCGGCCGAGGGCGTCCTGGAGCTGAAGGACCGTCGCACGGGCGAGCGCGAGGAACTCACCGTCGACGAGGCGATCGCCCGTCTGACCGAGCAGGGCTGACCGGCCGGACGGAACGGAGGGCCCCGCGCGCCGCGCGGGGCCCTCCGCGTATCGCTACAGCCAGCCCGCGAACTCCAGCGACAGCTCGCCGTCCTGCGTGCGCCCCGCCGTCAGCGCACGCGTGCCGGACTCGACGGCCCGGAACAGCGTCCAGCCGCGCAGCCGCGCCTGGTCGACCTCCAGGGACTCGGCGAGCTTCTTGACCCGGCGACGGGCCGTCACGGCACCGCCCGGCGAGGCGATCAGGTCCTCGACCCGGTCCCGCACCAGGCGCGCCAGGTCGTACGCGCGCTCGCCGGTCAGCGGCTCCGGACCGACGGCCAGCCAGGGCGCGCGCTCACCCGACAGGACCTTGCTCTGCCGGAAGTTGCCGTGCAGCAGGAAGAGTTCGGGCGGGTCCTGGACCAGCTCCTCGCGCGCGGCGAGAGCCGCCGAGACCAGCGGTTCGAGCGCGGGATCCCGTGCGGCGGCCGCCCGCATGGGCTCCACCTGCCGGGCGGTCCGCTCCGCGACGGTCTCGAAGGCGTGCCCGGCCGGCGGTCCGACCCACAGCCGCCGCACCGTGCCGGCGGCCTCCAGCAGGGCCTTCGCCTCGGGCAGCGACCGCAGGGAGACCTCGTGGTGCAGCCGTTCGAGCAGGACGGCCTCATCGGGCACCGCGGTGTCCGGAACGGCCAGGAGCTCGACGGCGCCCCAGCCGTTCCAGTGCGCGAGCGCCGCCCGCTCGAGCGCCGGAGCGGCCCCGGGAGGCGCGATCTTCAGCACGCCGGGTGTGCCGTCCGCCCGGTGCACCAGGAGGACGAGGCTGCTGCGCCCGCCGGGGGCGCACACCCGGTCGAGGGATACCGAGTGCGCGGACAGCGCCTCGTCGGTGAGCGCGGGGAGCTGTCCGAGCCACTCGGCGGCAGCCGCGTCCCCGTACGTCTCGCCGAGCGCTCGCACCAGACGCTGCGGCGGTTCGAAACCCATACGTGCCTTGTTCCCTTTCAGAGCCTGCTCAGTTGCTCAGTGCGTGACACCCGCGGCGCCGGCCTCCGCCGTGCCGTCCGGCGGGGCGGTCTTCTCGGCGAGCCCAGGAAAGGCTACGCCGGTGCCGCGCCAGCGCACCGCACGCACCGCGGCCTCCCGGAGCGCGCCCGAGGCGTCCTGCCGCAGCGGCCCCCCGGCGGCCCGTACGAGATCGGAGTACACACCCGCGATCCGGTCCTCCAGGACGGCGGCGAGCCGCATAGCGGTCGCCGGGTCCCGTACCGCGAAGGGCAGAGCGTACGCCGCGTGGGCCGCCACCGGCGTCCCGCCCAGGTCGCGGACCGTCCGCGTGAGCGCGTCGCGCCGGGCCCGGTGGGCGTCGTGGGCGGCCGTCGCGTCGCCGCGGCGCCCGCCGTCCAGACGGCCGCCCAGCGCGCCGTATCCGTACACCGCGGCGTGCTCGGCCGCGAGCGCGGCCTGCGCTGCCCGCAGCGTGCCCTCCGTGTCGTCCTTGCCGGCCTCGTGTCTCATGCCGGGGTCTCCTTGGCCAGTTCGGTCAGCAGATACGCGTGGGCCGCACCGGCCGCGGCGATCGAGGCCAGCAGCCTGGCCAGTTCCGGTTCGGCGGACAGCAGGGCCGCAGCGCGGGCGTCGGCCACCCGGCGCTCCTCGGCCGCCAGTCCGCTCAGGGCCGCCCGCGCCCCGGCGGCGGCAGCCGGCGGGGCCGGGGAGCCGCTCGGAGCCTTCGCCCGGCCGCCCAGCGCCGCGAGGTGTTCCCGCACCGTGGCCCCCAGCGGCGCGAGCCCGGGCTCGGTCACCGGGTGGGCGGCCGCGACCTGTTCGTAGCGGGAGAGCAGTGAGGCACTGTCACGGGCGGCCGCCGCCCGCAGTGCACCTGTCCGGAGAGATGCGGCCCGGGCGTCCGTACCCCCAGGACCCGTTCGCGTCTCCGGCTCCCCGCAGCCCGTCAGTACCGCACCCAGGGCGAATGCTCCCGTAGCGGTGAGCGCACTCCTGCGCGTCGTCCCCGTGCGGCGCACTTGTCTCCTTCAGCCTGGTTTATGACAGTTTCTGACCTGAAGTGATCACCGAAGGTGAGAGTACCCGCGGCCGGGCGGGAGGCGGACGGCAACACCCCCGCGGACCGGATACCCTTTGACCTGACACGCGACGATCCCCACAACAGCACACGCGGCCGAGGAGTCACCCGGATGAGCACCACCCAGAGCGACAGGCTGCGCGAACTGCTGGAGCCGCTCGTCGGCGCCAAGGAGCTGGACCTCGAGGAGATCGAGGTGTCCCGGGCGGGCCGCCGCCGGGTGCTGAGGGTCATCGTGGATTCCGAGGACGGCGTGGAGCTCGACACCTGCGCGGAACTCAGCCGCAGCATCTCCGAGACGCTGGACGAGACGGACGCCATGGGTGAGGGCGAGTACGTCCTCGAAGTGAGCTCTCCGGGCGCCGACCGCCCGTTGACCGAGCACCGCCATTACGTACGCGCCACCGGCCGGCTGGTCAGCCTCACCCTGGGTGAGGGCGGCGAGCTGGTGGCCCGCATCCTCGGGGTGGACGACGAGGGACTCGATCTGGAAGTGCCGGGCGTCAAGGGCCGCAAGCCCACGTCGCGCCGTGTCGCCTTCGACGAGATCGCCAAGGCGCGC includes:
- a CDS encoding M50 family metallopeptidase — translated: MSMTTILMTILGIAIFAVGLLFSIAWHELGHLSTAKLFGIRVPQYMVGFGPTVWSRRRGETEYGIKAIPAGGYIRMIGMFPPGPDGRIEARSTSPWRGMIEDARSAAFEELQPGDESRLFYTRKPWKRVIVMFAGPFMNLVLAVAIFMGVAMTFGFQTQTTEVAGVQQCVIDQSEDRDACRASDPVSPAKAAGLKEGDTIVAFNGQKVEDWATLSDKIRQTIGPATITVQRDGREQTLNAVLEENAVAKKDADGEVVPGEFIEAGYLGFAARTEILPLSFGDSVVRMGDMIENGVDSIIALPSKIPDLWNAAFSDGERADDSPVGVVGAARIGGEVMNLDIPAQNQIAMMLFLLAGFNLSLFLFNMLPLLPLDGGHIAGALWESLRRNVARVFKRPDPGPFDVAKLMPVAYVVAGIFICFTLLVLVADIVNPVKIT
- the ispG gene encoding flavodoxin-dependent (E)-4-hydroxy-3-methylbut-2-enyl-diphosphate synthase: MTAISLGMPAVPTKLADRRVSRQIQVGTVAVGGDAPVSVQSMTTTRTSDIGATLQQIAELTASGCQIVRVACPTQDDADALSTIARKSQIPVIADIHFQPKYVFAAIDAGCAAVRVNPGNIKQFDDKVKEIAKAAGDAGTPIRIGVNAGSLDARLLKKYGKATPEALVESALWEASLFEEHGFRDIKISVKHNDPVVMVNAYRQLAAQSDYPLHLGVTEAGPAFQGTIKSAVAFGALLSEGIGDTIRVSLSAPPAEEVKVGLQILEALNLKQRRLEIVSCPSCGRAQVDVYKLADQVSAGLEGMEVPLRVAVMGCVVNGPGEAREADLGVASGNGKGQIFVKGEVIKTVPESKIVETLIEEAMKIAEQMEKDGIASGEPQVSIAG
- a CDS encoding DUF4081 domain-containing GNAT family N-acetyltransferase, which gives rise to MLTQTTTRVLDPGELPAALAILESEPVDNAFVTSRVQIAGLDPWRLGGEMWGWYADGRLRSLCYSGANLVPICATPEAVRAFADRARRAGRRCSSIVGPAGPTAQLWRLLEPSWGPAREVRPHQPLMVADRPSSEVAPDPLVRRVRKEEMDVLMPACVAMFTEEVGISPLAGDGGLLYQARVAELITTGRSFARIEDGKVIFKAEIGAATPHACQIQGVWVAPEARGRGLSETGMAAVLRHALSDVAPVVSLYVNDYNTAARRAYSRVGFRETGAFMSVLF
- a CDS encoding GNAT family N-acetyltransferase; its protein translation is MAAATPTSPRGSGTPDIVVGPLDLAARVDEALTVQALAFGLTQDEIDVRRHIVLRHLDHPQARAFGATAADGRLVGFVYGLPNNRTHWWSTVVEPYLRATGSEGWLDDSFVITELHVHPGFQQRGIGRSLITTITDAVDLPRSILSAIDTESPARGLYRALGYQDLARQVLFPSAPKPYAVMGAPLPLRRGQDLWPPTPR
- a CDS encoding proline--tRNA ligase, producing MAQVQRMSRLMIKTLRDDPADAETLNHKLLVRAGYVRRTAAGIWSWLPLGKKVLENITRVVREEMDAIGGQEVLLPALLPKEPYEASGRYDEYGDLLFRLNDRKGADYLLGPTHEEIFTQIVKDMCSSYKDLPVILYQIQTKYRDEARPRAGVLRGREFQMKDSYSFDTTDEGLAEAYQLHRAAYIRIFERLGLDHRIVSAVSGAMGGSASEEFLAPAPAGEDTFVDCPNCDYAANTEAVTYKVTTVADASVAGPVEELDTPDTPTIESLAAHLGVPASATLKNLLVKVDGEIVAVGVPGDREVDLGKLGEHLAPAVVELVTAEDFVGRPDLVRGYVGPQGLEKVRYIADPRVAAGTAWITGANKEGKHAKNVVAGRDFEVDDHLDVVVVEAGDPCPNCGTGLQVDRAIEIGHIFQLGRKYADIFSLDVLGQQGKPVRVTMGSYGIGVSRAVAALAEQTADDKGLCWPREIAPADVHVVAAGKALQTELALDVSENLNAAGLRVLVDDRPGISPGVKFTDSELIGIPKILVAGRRSAEGVLELKDRRTGEREELTVDEAIARLTEQG
- a CDS encoding aminoglycoside phosphotransferase family protein; translated protein: MGFEPPQRLVRALGETYGDAAAAEWLGQLPALTDEALSAHSVSLDRVCAPGGRSSLVLLVHRADGTPGVLKIAPPGAAPALERAALAHWNGWGAVELLAVPDTAVPDEAVLLERLHHEVSLRSLPEAKALLEAAGTVRRLWVGPPAGHAFETVAERTARQVEPMRAAAARDPALEPLVSAALAAREELVQDPPELFLLHGNFRQSKVLSGERAPWLAVGPEPLTGERAYDLARLVRDRVEDLIASPGGAVTARRRVKKLAESLEVDQARLRGWTLFRAVESGTRALTAGRTQDGELSLEFAGWL
- a CDS encoding ferritin-like domain-containing protein, whose amino-acid sequence is MRHEAGKDDTEGTLRAAQAALAAEHAAVYGYGALGGRLDGGRRGDATAAHDAHRARRDALTRTVRDLGGTPVAAHAAYALPFAVRDPATAMRLAAVLEDRIAGVYSDLVRAAGGPLRQDASGALREAAVRAVRWRGTGVAFPGLAEKTAPPDGTAEAGAAGVTH
- the rimP gene encoding ribosome maturation factor RimP, producing the protein MSTTQSDRLRELLEPLVGAKELDLEEIEVSRAGRRRVLRVIVDSEDGVELDTCAELSRSISETLDETDAMGEGEYVLEVSSPGADRPLTEHRHYVRATGRLVSLTLGEGGELVARILGVDDEGLDLEVPGVKGRKPTSRRVAFDEIAKARVEIEFNRKDKKEEEA